A region from the Silene latifolia isolate original U9 population chromosome 7, ASM4854445v1, whole genome shotgun sequence genome encodes:
- the LOC141591305 gene encoding F-box protein SKIP19-like, with amino-acid sequence MEISNTPLENHRNWLELPREITLTILKKIAISEILESAQFVCKLWYILCKEPSMWRSIRICDVKKPSISFYKTKVLRCAADRSNGGLIDLDIQGFYPPSVFSQVISRCTGLKRLRLAKCVYISVKALVEALEKLSCLEELELTLCSFGNEEAVSVIKSCPSITTFRFNNRGSKSPFLENDEKALAIAANMPQLCHLQLIGNNMSNVGLTAILDGCRRLQSLDLRACFLLDLAGDLGRRLSEQIKDLRRPYDSTEDYNYPTTANDHTTADLDFQYLYELDEDYICWLGTSFAEI; translated from the exons ATGGAGATTTCTAATACACCGTTAGAAAATCACAGAAACTGGCTAGAATTACCACGCGAAATAACATTGACGATTTTGAAGAAAATAGCGATCTCAGAAATACTTGAATCGGCTCAATTTGTTTGCAAATTGTGGTACATTTTGTGCAAGGAGCCGTCCATGTGGCGCAGTATTCGTATATGTGATGTCAAAAAACCCTCCATATCCTTTTATAAAACAAAAGTTCTTCGTTGTGCTGCTGATCGCAGCAACGGTGGTTTGATCGACCTCGATATCCAGGGTTTTTATCCTCCTAGTGTTTTTTCCCAAGTTATCTCTAG ATGCACTGGACTGAAACGCCTCCGACTTGCGAAATGTGTCTACATTTCTGTGAAGGCATTGGTAGAAGCACTTGAAAAGTTATCTTGTTTGGAAGAACTAGAACTTACTCTCTGCAGCTTTGGAAATGAAGAAGCTGTTTCTGTCATTAAGTCTTGTCCCTCCATCACTACATTCAGATTCAACAATCGAGGTTCGAAAAGTCCATTTCTAGAAAACGACGAGAAAGCATTGGCAATTGCAGCAAACATGCCTCAATTGTGTCATCTACAGCTTATCGGCAATAATATGTCAAATGTTGGTCTAACCGCAATCCTTGATGGTTGTCGTCGTCTTCAATCCCTCGACCTGCGTGCTTGCTTCCTTTTGGATCTTGCGGGAGATTTAGGAAGGAGATTATCAGAACAGATAAAGGATTTACGACGTCCATATGACTCGACTGAAGACTATAACTATCCAACCACAGCTAATGATCATACAACCGCTGATCTTGATTTTCAATATTTGTATGAACTCGACGAGGATTATATTTGTTGGTTAGGAACCAGTTTTGCTGAAATCTAG